In Deltaproteobacteria bacterium, the DNA window CGGCGACCACGCGCTCGAACGACCTCGCGCCGGGCGTGATCGCGAGCGTGGCCGCGGATGCCGTCGCGCTCGCGATCGCGACCGTGCCCGATCCGTGCGCGGGCCTCCCCGACCGCGGCTTCGCGGCCGATGCGCCCGACCTCGCGCTCTTCGATCCGCGCGATCACCCGTTCGACACCGAGGGCCGGATCGCCGCCGCGCGCGAGGCCGAGGCCGCGGCGCGCGCGGTCGATCCGCGCATCGCCGACTCGGACGGGTCGCAGGTCGACGCATCGCGCTCGCGAATCATCTACGCGAACAGCGCGGGCTTCCTCGGCGACTACGAGTCCGGCCGACACTCGCTCGTGGCGGAGTCGCTCGCCCGAGCCGCGGACGGCGCGATGCAGCGCGACGTCTGGTACACCGCCTCGCGTCGCCTCGACGGCCTCGAGCCTTCGGCCGCCGTCGGCGCGAAGTCCGCGAAGCGCGCGCTGCGCAAGCTCGGCGCGCGCCGCGTGCCGACCTGCGAGGCGCCGGTGATCTTCGATCCCGTCGTCGCGCCGAGCCTGATCCGACAGCTCGCGGGATGCCTGTCCGGCTACTCCGTCTACCGCGGCGCGAGCTTCCTCGCGGGCTGCATGGGTGAGCGAGTCGCCGCGCCCGGCGTGACGATCACCGACGACGGCCGGCGCGCCGGTGGCCTCGGCTCGCGGCCGTTCGACGGGGAAGGGCTGCCGACGCGCCGCAACGTTCTCGTCGACGGCGGACGGCTGCGAAGCTGGATCCTCGACACCTACGCCGCGCGCAAGCTCGGGCTCGCCTCGACCGGCAGCGCGGTGCGCGGCGGCGGCGCGACGACGACGAATCTCTGGCTCGAGCCGGGAACGCTCTCGCCCGAGACGATCGTCACATCGACGCGGCGCGGGCTCTACGTCACCGAGCTGATCGGCCAGGGATTCAACCCCGTCACCGGCGACTACTCGCGCGGGGCCTCGGGTCTCTGGATCGAGAACGGCGAGATCGCCTTCCCGGTCGAGGAGATCACGATCGCGGGGAACCTCGGCGCGATGCTGAAGGAGATCGACGCGATCGGAAGCGATCTGCTCTGGCTCGGCTCCGCCGCCGCGCCGACGCTGCGCATCTCGCGAATGACGATCGCGGGCTCGTAGCCCTGGCGAGGGAGGCCGCCAGGCGCATGCACCCGGTGAAGCAGCACTCGCGCAGGGTCGAGCGGCTGCTCGTGCGGCTGCGCAGGATCTGCCTCGCGCTGCCGGAGTCGAGCGAACGGCTCTCGCACGGCGAGCCGACCTTCTTCGTCGGCGCGAAGAACGGCAAGGGCGGAAAGGTCTTCGTGAGCTTCGGCGACGACCATCACGGCGACGGGCTCGTGGCCATCACGTTCCCGGCGGAGCCGGGCGCGCAGGCGATGCTGATCGAGGCCGATCCGCGCCGCTTCTTCCGCCCGAAGTACGTCGGCGCGAGCGGCTGGGTGGGACTGCGACTCGACGTCGATCTCGACTGGGGCGAGGTCGCGGAGATCGCGGAGGAGTCCTGGCGGATGGTCGCGCCGAAGCGCGTGGTCGCCGCGTTCGAGGCTCAGAACTGGAAGTAGATGAAGGGCCGGCTGGTCGCGGCGAAGATCGCGATCGACAGCACCACGC includes these proteins:
- a CDS encoding TldD/PmbA family protein; amino-acid sequence: MDELRDAALHALDCARKAGAYAADVAISQGESFEARVRGAAIDFVKQSRERSLGVRVFYGGRGGLSSATTRSNDLAPGVIASVAADAVALAIATVPDPCAGLPDRGFAADAPDLALFDPRDHPFDTEGRIAAAREAEAAARAVDPRIADSDGSQVDASRSRIIYANSAGFLGDYESGRHSLVAESLARAADGAMQRDVWYTASRRLDGLEPSAAVGAKSAKRALRKLGARRVPTCEAPVIFDPVVAPSLIRQLAGCLSGYSVYRGASFLAGCMGERVAAPGVTITDDGRRAGGLGSRPFDGEGLPTRRNVLVDGGRLRSWILDTYAARKLGLASTGSAVRGGGATTTNLWLEPGTLSPETIVTSTRRGLYVTELIGQGFNPVTGDYSRGASGLWIENGEIAFPVEEITIAGNLGAMLKEIDAIGSDLLWLGSAAAPTLRISRMTIAGS
- a CDS encoding MmcQ/YjbR family DNA-binding protein; translation: MHPVKQHSRRVERLLVRLRRICLALPESSERLSHGEPTFFVGAKNGKGGKVFVSFGDDHHGDGLVAITFPAEPGAQAMLIEADPRRFFRPKYVGASGWVGLRLDVDLDWGEVAEIAEESWRMVAPKRVVAAFEAQNWK